Proteins from a genomic interval of Cucumis melo cultivar AY chromosome 7, USDA_Cmelo_AY_1.0, whole genome shotgun sequence:
- the LOC103494429 gene encoding tubulin-folding cofactor C, with protein MADADGASSIPNSIPSDPSDANLQKKHASVIERLAIRNQTRLENSITRRSESDSSTSSTSSFLVRFSDSKRAIESALAQCRLTPPDPAQLRSHLDGISTSISDLEKLVAESSYSLPSYEVRASLKSISELKQALDNLNSELLPKKKFSFKNKATKKDQKSESKDPGLGNADSMLTNKQQQASYNARDSPGIRDKDGEILVKNFKGSDIGEFTISGLSSCEVKLIGTVRALFIHKLRNCKVYTGPVMGSILIDDVQECTFAMASHQIRIHNAKNSDFYLRVRSRPIIEDSSSVRFAPYRVSYEGIEEDLTDASLGVETGNWENVDDFLWLRAVPSPNWSILPEDERIDTIKISLTEG; from the coding sequence ATGGCGGACGCTGATGGAGCTTCGTCGATCCCTAATTCTATTCCTTCTGATCCTTCAGACGCGAATCTCCAAAAGAAGCACGCTTCAGTCATCGAACGCCTAGCCATTCGCAATCAAACTCGCTTAGAGAATTCTATAACTCGCAGATCAGAATCCGATTCCTCTACCTCTTCCACTTCTTCCTTTCTCGTCCGCTTTTCCGACTCCAAGCGCGCCATCGAGTCGGCACTCGCCCAATGCCGCCTCACACCGCCGGACCCCGCTCAACTCAGATCTCACCTCGATGGGATATCCACCTCAATCTCCGACCTCGAGAAGCTCGTTGCCGAATCCTCTTACTCCTTGCCCTCATACGAGGTACGAGCTTCACTCAAATCCATTTCGGAATTGAAACAAGCCCTCGATAATTTAAATTCTGAGTTGCTACCTAAGAAGAAATTCTCATTCAAAAACAAAGCCACGAAGAAAGACCAAAAATCAGAGTCGAAAGATCCAGGGCTTGGAAATGCCGATTCTATGTTAACGAACAAGCAACAGCAAGCGAGTTATAACGCGCGGGATTCTCCAGGAATCAGAGACAAGGATGGAGAGATTCTGGTAAAGAATTTCAAGGGATCAGATATTGGGGAATTCACTATCTCGGGTCTTAGTTCTTGTGAGGTCAAGTTGATCGGTACTGTTAGGGCATTATTTATTCACAAACTAAGAAACTGCAAAGTTTATACGGGACCTGTAATGGGTTCAATTCTAATTGATGATGTTCAGGAATGTACATTTGCAATGGCCTCCCATCAAATCCGGATTCACAACGCTAAGAACAGCGATTTCTATCTCAGAGTCAGGAGTAGGCCGATCATTGAAGATAGTAGCAGCGTGCGATTCGCTCCGTATCGTGTGAGCTACGAAGGAATTGAAGAAGATCTCACAGATGCAAGCCTTGGCGTGGAGACAGGAAATTGGGAGAATGTAGATGATTTTCTTTGGTTGCGAGCCGTGCCGTCCCCGAACTGGTCGATTTTGCCGGAGGATGAGCGGATTGACACCATCAAAATCTCACTCACAGAAGGTTGA
- the LOC103494428 gene encoding uncharacterized protein LOC103494428 isoform X2, with protein sequence MEELRKLEQVHSLITLMESRGISMTSSSSSNRFIANFVLLLVQPCGELDFDDKFDLVSEYMPKFSEEFLGDVSLLLGDGDYRGKEMENTLQPYCDDKLDFGFSQNYCGEMAMVGLDAMQRANSTLEDFFRSYFMFHGMDANKPQSVFKYFPILSFTESYIYQLDTLNEKIVLGGFAFGESQETNEKSTKILSAIKSDPLRPLINLFKSHGLLTDRLVHELRSGEEYWALERDLCGALASNGKVSIEDVMRAIHLKSFDYRVLNLLLYQLRGQKFL encoded by the exons ATGGAAGAACTAAGGAAACTAGAACAAGTACATTCACTCATTACATTAATGGAGTCCCGCGGAATCTCCATgacttcttcatcttcctccaATCGATTCATTGCCAATTTCGTTCTCCTTTTG GTGCAACCATGTGGAGAGCTTGACTTTGACGATAAATTCGATTTGGTTTCTGAATACATGCCGAAG TTTTCAGAAGAGTTTCTTGGCGATGTATCATTGCTGCTTGGCGATGGAG ACTACAGGGGAAAGGAGATGGAAAACACTTTACAGCCTTATTGTGACGATAAGCTGGATTTTGGTTTTTCCCAGAACTATTGTGGGGAAATGGCTATGGTTGGCTTGGATGCAATGCAGCGTGCAAATTCCACACTTGAAGATTTT TTCAGATCTTATTTCATGTTTCACGGAATGGATGCAAACAAACCTCAATCTGTATTCAAATACTTTCCCATTCTGTCATTTACGGAAAGTTACATATATCAG CTGGACACTTTGAATGAGAAGATAGTTTTGGGAGGCTTTGCTTTTGGAGAATCTCAG GAAACAAATGAAAAGAGCACTAAGATTCTAAGTGCTATCAAATCTGATCCACTTCGACCTCTTATTAATCTCTTTAAATCACATGGCTTATTGACAGACAG ATTGGTCCATGAACTAAGAAGTGGAGAGGAGTATTGGGCCTTGGAAAGGGACCTATGTGGTGCATTGGCGAGCAATGGGAAG GTCTCTATTGAAGATGTAATGCGGGCTATTCATCTGAAATCTTTTGATTATAGAGTGTTGAACCTTCTTTTGTATCAGTTGAGAGGACAGAAG TTTTTGTGA
- the LOC127150187 gene encoding uncharacterized protein LOC127150187, with the protein MSVSLEALAMAGIDSNEWGMDAQEWERNEIDVVPPHLLADEEDDEDGEYVTSTISNYCFRVDGSFGGWRRRDWKADGAHRILGIFYSLSKVIEKRASNGMNSVRIIVRTILGFLMVMTNEDN; encoded by the coding sequence ATGTCGGTTTCTTTGGAAGCTTTGGCAATGGCTGGGATTGATTCCAATGAGTGGGGTATGGACGCTCAAGAATGGGAAAGAAACGAGATCGACGTTGTTCCACCACATTTATTAGCCGATGAAGAAGATGACGAGGATGGTGAATATGTAACGAGTACTATTAGTAACTATTGCTTTCGCGTTGATGGGTCCTTCGGGGGATGGCGTCGGAGAGATTGGAAAGCTGATGGCGCCCATCGCATTTTGGGGATTTTTTATAGTCTAAGCAAAGTCATAGAGAAAAGGGCTTCTAATGGGATGAATTCAGTGAGAATAATAGTTAGAActattttagggtttttgatggtGATGACCAATGAAGATAATTAG
- the LOC103494428 gene encoding uncharacterized protein LOC103494428 isoform X1, whose product MEELRKLEQVHSLITLMESRGISMTSSSSSNRFIANFVLLLVQPCGELDFDDKFDLVSEYMPKFSEEFLGDVSLLLGDGDYRGKEMENTLQPYCDDKLDFGFSQNYCGEMAMVGLDAMQRANSTLEDFFRSYFMFHGMDANKPQSVFKYFPILSFTESYIYQLDTLNEKIVLGGFAFGESQETNEKSTKILSAIKSDPLRPLINLFKSHGLLTDRLVHELRSGEEYWALERDLCGALASNGKVSIEDVMRAIHLKSFDYRVLNLLLYQLRGQKVNDLHMEFLSISELLVEIADDFTTLVSLDAGFTR is encoded by the exons ATGGAAGAACTAAGGAAACTAGAACAAGTACATTCACTCATTACATTAATGGAGTCCCGCGGAATCTCCATgacttcttcatcttcctccaATCGATTCATTGCCAATTTCGTTCTCCTTTTG GTGCAACCATGTGGAGAGCTTGACTTTGACGATAAATTCGATTTGGTTTCTGAATACATGCCGAAG TTTTCAGAAGAGTTTCTTGGCGATGTATCATTGCTGCTTGGCGATGGAG ACTACAGGGGAAAGGAGATGGAAAACACTTTACAGCCTTATTGTGACGATAAGCTGGATTTTGGTTTTTCCCAGAACTATTGTGGGGAAATGGCTATGGTTGGCTTGGATGCAATGCAGCGTGCAAATTCCACACTTGAAGATTTT TTCAGATCTTATTTCATGTTTCACGGAATGGATGCAAACAAACCTCAATCTGTATTCAAATACTTTCCCATTCTGTCATTTACGGAAAGTTACATATATCAG CTGGACACTTTGAATGAGAAGATAGTTTTGGGAGGCTTTGCTTTTGGAGAATCTCAG GAAACAAATGAAAAGAGCACTAAGATTCTAAGTGCTATCAAATCTGATCCACTTCGACCTCTTATTAATCTCTTTAAATCACATGGCTTATTGACAGACAG ATTGGTCCATGAACTAAGAAGTGGAGAGGAGTATTGGGCCTTGGAAAGGGACCTATGTGGTGCATTGGCGAGCAATGGGAAG GTCTCTATTGAAGATGTAATGCGGGCTATTCATCTGAAATCTTTTGATTATAGAGTGTTGAACCTTCTTTTGTATCAGTTGAGAGGACAGAAG GTTAATGACTTGCACATGGAATTTCTATCAATCTCAGAATTGCTAGTTGAGATAGCTGACGATTT CACAACACTGGTTTCCCTTGATGCTGGGTTCACTCGTTGA
- the LOC103494427 gene encoding peroxidase 17: protein MNSIPRAQPMANSIFPLFLFFLFFHFPSLSPAKLRPDFYSNSCPQAESIVRSVMHKALIREPRSVASVMRFQFHDCFVNGCDASMLLDDTPTMLGEKLSLSNINSLRSYEVVDEVKEALEKVCPGIVSCADIIIMASRDAVALTGGPDWIVRLGRLDSLTASQEDADQIMPSPRANATSLIDLFSKYNLSVKDLVSLSGSHSIGKGRCFSIMFRLYNQSGTGRPDPAIEPRFREELFKQCPHGVDENVTLNLDSTPYIFDNQYFKDLVGGRGLLNSDETLYTFYETRRYVRWFSKDQSAFFKAFVEGMLKMGDLQSGRPGEVRRNCRVANGQSVII from the exons TCTTccctctcttcctcttcttcctcttcttccacTTTCCATCCCTTTCTCCGGCCAAACTCCGGCCTGATTTCTACTCCAACTCATGCCCTCAGGCCGAATCCATCGTCCGTTCTGTGATGCACAAAGCTCTCATCAGAGAACCTCGTAGTGTCGCCTCCGTTATGCGTTTCCAGTTTCACGATTGCTTCGTTAAT GGCTGTGATGCTTCCATGTTGCTAGATGATACGCCGACGATGCTTGGAGAGAAACTCTCTCTTTCTAACATTAATTCGCTTAGATCTTACGAAGTCGTTGATGAAGTGAAAGAGGCTTTGGAGAAGGTTTGTCCTGGCATCGTTTCTTGTGCAGATATCATAATTATGGCATCCAGAGACGCTGTTGCTTTG ACAGGCGGCCCTGATTGGATAGTGCGACTGGGGCGGCTGGACAGTTTAACAGCAAGCCAAGAGGACGCAGACCAAATCATGCCAAGTCCAAGAGCGAATGCAACTTCTCTCATTGACCTTTTCAGCAAATACAACCTCTCCGTCAAAGATTTGGTATCTCTTTCAGGTTCGCACTCAATTGGCAAAGGCCGATGTTTCTCCATCATGTTTCGACTCTACAATCAATCCGGTACGGGACGGCCGGACCCAGCAATCGAGCCTAGGTTTAGAGAAGAGCTCTTCAAGCAATGCCCTCATGGCGTGGATGAAAATGTCACACTCAACCTTGATTCTACACCTTATATTTTTGACAATCAGTACTTCAAGGACTTGGTTGGTGGGAGGGGGTTGTTGAATTCTGATGAAACTCTTTACACATTTTATGAAACTAGAAGGTACGTGAGGTGGTTTAGCAAAGATCAAAGTGCATTTTTTAAGGCTTTTGTAGAAGGTATGTTGAAGATGGGTGACTTGCAATCTGGCCGGCCGGGGGAAGTGAGAAGGAACTGTCGGGTAGCGAATGGCCAATCTGTGATCATATAA